The Candidatus Melainabacteria bacterium genome includes the window GGCAGAAGGAAGAGAAGCGCTGACTCGCGTCATGCGCCTCTTCGGCGGACACCGCAAGTAAAGCCAGTTCTGGTGTGAAACTAGTCGTACCGCCTGGTGGGTTGCGCCTGCCGCAGCTCACCAGGTATGGTGCGCGCATCTACAAAACAGAAAGGGGTTGCAATGTATTTTGCACACCCGGCCTGGCTGCTCTTGCTCCTCAGCATGCCGCTGCCATGGCTCCTCTGGCGTCGCAAGGGGTTCCTCGGTTACTCCGACTTGCGACTGCTGGAACACGCGAACAGACCAAGCTTCCTGCACAAGATTCCAGCCGCTCTTCTGGCGCTTTCATTCGTCGCTCTCACGGCTGCACTGGCGACGCCCCGGCAGTCGTACATGAAACCGACGGGAAACCAGCTCTCACGCGATGTCATCTTCGGCATCGACATCTCCGGTTCGATGACGGCTGCTTTCGAGGGCACCATGCCGGCGCCCGACAGTCGCTGTGCAGCCGCCCTCGGACAGGCGCCCTCTAGCGTGCTCAAGGCCTACGCCGAAGACACGCATGCCGACTATCAGTCGACCACAGGCACCCGCCAGGCTGCGGCTGCTGGTTCGGTTGAGAACTTCATCTGCCAGAGCTATCTGCGCGACTCAGGCGACCGCATCGGGCTTCTGGAATTCTCCGACTCACCCACCT containing:
- a CDS encoding VWA domain-containing protein is translated as MGCACRSSPGMVRASTKQKGVAMYFAHPAWLLLLLSMPLPWLLWRRKGFLGYSDLRLLEHANRPSFLHKIPAALLALSFVALTAALATPRQSYMKPTGNQLSRDVIFGIDISGSMTAAFEGTMPAPDSRCAAALGQAPSSVLKAYAEDTHADYQSTTGTRQAAAAGSVENFICQSYLRDSGDRIGLLEFSDSPTWLWPLSGDLSMVFRQSQFIPFASGSGTNFGGSPPGPLDFAAEMFKQIGQAKSRVFILVTDGEDYLSDEVKARLEKLMRDNDIHFYVISVGEDLAPKGQPVSEDADIAQIAITTGGAVFQAQNEQDLNKAVQTVDQLTRSPVQVETTAAHNELFMYFVYAFLVLFVLALSAQAIVLRR